From a single Aquincola tertiaricarbonis genomic region:
- the flhA gene encoding flagellar biosynthesis protein FlhA: MNPSLARLQNIFGDNAALVRGLVGPLFVVIVLSMMVLPLPGFVLDVAFTFNIAMALMVMMVAANMVRPLDFSAFPAVLLVTTLLRLSLNVASTRVVLMEGHTGPGAAGKVIESFGHFLIGGNFAVGLIVFAILVVINFIVVTKGAERIAEVGARFALDAMPGKQMAIDADLNAGLINEDEAKKRRAEVGEEADFFGSMDGASKFVRGDAVAGLLILFINLIGGFIIGVVQHGLTASEAANTYVLLAVGDALVAQIPALLISVAAAMVVSRVGKESDIGTQVRKQVFGSPTSLGLTAGVVGLIGVIPGMPNLVFLLIAGATGALAWKARQAELKAKAAPVPAPGAPGAAAGPGAEAPPANVEASWDDLVPVDTLSLEVGYRLIALVDKERKGDLLGRIKGVRKKFAQDVGFLPPPVHIRDNLELKPSMYRVALRGAVIGEAEAFPGMLLAINPGGATQQLIGTKTTDPAFGLPAVWIEERQREVAQMAGFTVVDCSTVVATHLSHLMQVQAAKLLGRVEVQNLVEHVTKLAPKLIEDVIPKMVGIATVQKVLQLLLEEGVHIRDMRSIVECLAEHAAVVTDPTELARRIRVHLAPAIVQQIYGAARELDVIALDPELERLITQALTSPHGAALDPGVAESITRGAADTSRQQEELGVPACLLVPDLIRAPMARLLRRAAPRLKVLAHSEIPDTHTIRIGSIIGGTA, encoded by the coding sequence ATGAACCCGAGCCTCGCCCGCCTGCAGAACATCTTCGGAGACAACGCCGCGCTGGTGCGCGGCCTCGTCGGTCCGCTGTTCGTGGTGATCGTGCTGTCGATGATGGTGCTGCCGCTGCCGGGCTTCGTGCTCGACGTGGCCTTCACCTTCAACATCGCGATGGCGCTGATGGTGATGATGGTGGCCGCCAACATGGTGCGGCCGCTGGACTTCTCGGCCTTTCCGGCGGTGCTGCTGGTCACCACGCTGCTGCGGCTGTCGCTGAACGTGGCCTCCACCCGCGTGGTGCTGATGGAAGGCCACACCGGCCCCGGCGCCGCGGGCAAGGTGATCGAGTCCTTCGGCCACTTCCTGATCGGCGGCAACTTCGCGGTCGGCCTGATCGTCTTCGCCATCCTGGTGGTCATCAACTTCATCGTGGTGACCAAGGGTGCCGAGCGCATCGCCGAGGTGGGCGCCCGGTTCGCGCTGGATGCGATGCCCGGCAAGCAGATGGCCATCGACGCCGACCTCAATGCCGGCCTGATCAACGAGGACGAAGCCAAGAAGCGCCGCGCCGAGGTGGGTGAAGAAGCCGACTTCTTCGGCTCCATGGACGGTGCCAGCAAGTTCGTGCGCGGTGACGCGGTGGCCGGCCTGCTGATCCTGTTCATCAACCTGATCGGTGGCTTCATCATCGGCGTGGTGCAGCACGGCCTGACGGCCAGCGAAGCGGCCAACACCTACGTGCTGCTGGCGGTGGGCGATGCGCTGGTGGCGCAGATCCCGGCGCTGCTGATCTCGGTGGCCGCGGCCATGGTGGTCTCGCGCGTGGGCAAGGAAAGCGATATCGGCACCCAGGTGCGCAAGCAGGTGTTCGGCTCGCCCACCTCGCTGGGGCTGACGGCCGGCGTCGTCGGCCTGATCGGCGTGATCCCCGGCATGCCCAACCTGGTGTTCCTGCTGATCGCCGGTGCCACCGGCGCGCTGGCCTGGAAGGCCCGCCAGGCCGAGCTGAAGGCCAAGGCAGCGCCGGTGCCGGCACCGGGCGCGCCCGGTGCGGCGGCCGGCCCCGGCGCCGAGGCGCCGCCCGCCAACGTGGAAGCCAGCTGGGACGACCTGGTGCCGGTGGACACGCTGAGCCTGGAGGTGGGCTACCGCCTCATTGCGCTGGTGGACAAGGAACGAAAGGGCGACCTGCTGGGCCGCATCAAGGGCGTGCGCAAGAAGTTCGCGCAGGACGTGGGCTTCCTGCCGCCGCCGGTGCACATCCGCGACAACCTGGAGCTCAAGCCCAGCATGTACCGCGTGGCCCTGCGCGGCGCCGTGATCGGCGAAGCCGAGGCCTTTCCGGGGATGCTGCTGGCCATCAACCCCGGCGGCGCCACCCAGCAACTCATCGGCACCAAGACCACGGATCCGGCCTTCGGACTGCCCGCGGTATGGATCGAGGAGCGCCAGCGGGAGGTGGCCCAAATGGCCGGATTTACGGTTGTTGATTGCTCGACCGTCGTGGCGACCCATCTTTCACACTTGATGCAGGTCCAGGCCGCCAAGCTGCTGGGCCGCGTTGAAGTGCAAAACCTGGTGGAACACGTCACCAAGCTGGCCCCCAAGCTGATCGAAGACGTGATCCCCAAGATGGTCGGAATCGCCACTGTGCAAAAGGTCCTGCAACTGCTGCTCGAAGAAGGTGTCCACATCCGGGACATGCGTTCGATCGTGGAGTGCCTGGCCGAGCATGCGGCGGTGGTCACCGACCCCACCGAACTGGCCCGCCGCATCCGCGTGCATCTGGCCCCGGCCATCGTCCAGCAGATCTACGGCGCCGCCCGCGAGCTGGACGTGATCGCGCTGGACCCCGAACTGGAGCGCCTGATCACCCAGGCCCTGACTTCGCCGCACGGTGCCGCGCTGGACCCCGGCGTGGCCGAGAGCATCACCCGCGGCGCGGCCGACACCTCGCGGCAGCAGGAAGAGCTGGGCGTGCCCGCCTGCCTGCTGGTGCCCGACCTGATCCGCGCCCCGATGGCCCGGCTGCTGCGCCGCGCGGCGCCGCGGCTCAAGGTGCTGGCGCACAGCGAGATTCCTGACACCCACACGATCCGGATCGGTTCGATCATTGGAGGCACGGCATGA
- the flhF gene encoding flagellar biosynthesis protein FlhF encodes MNVKRFTGRTSRDALNLVRQAFGDDAVVLSTRPCAEGVEVLAMAPDGLQQIERAASQAGTVRAPAVAPAPAPAARGHRDLREMARAETSRLEQRIAAREARIEERIEPRIDSRIDSEPAAEVERDVGRLGMSTLTFQDYVRERMLKRRKAELQPEAPTAEPPPVRATLGERPARTVRHELPNIEPRPEPPRRRRPPVLRDEIRQAQVPLEDELGAARDTQFEMMSELRSMKGLIEERFGALAFMERMQRNPRQANLTQKLLDCGFSPALIRKLADGLPGDALDETIWAASVLERNLMAAEHEPPVEDAGGVYAMIGSTGVGKTTTTAKIAAAFATKHGAGHLGLITLDAYRVGAHEQLRTYGRILGVPVHTAHDRASLEDLLDLLSGKKMVLIDTAGMAQRDSRTRELLDMVGHRAIQKLLVVNASAQGETIEDVMLSYQAKACRGVVLSKIDEAVKLGPALDALIRHKLRVVGVANGQRVPEDWHRLSAQALVQRAFKAAPAASWRMDANDVNLIFAGSNAARGNSAHA; translated from the coding sequence ATGAACGTCAAGCGCTTCACGGGGCGCACTTCGCGCGACGCCCTGAACCTGGTGCGCCAGGCCTTCGGTGACGACGCCGTCGTGCTGTCCACCCGCCCCTGCGCCGAAGGCGTGGAGGTGCTGGCGATGGCGCCGGACGGCCTGCAGCAGATCGAACGTGCGGCCAGCCAGGCCGGCACCGTGCGTGCACCGGCAGTCGCCCCTGCACCCGCCCCCGCCGCCCGCGGCCACCGCGACCTGCGCGAGATGGCGCGCGCCGAGACCTCGCGCCTGGAGCAGCGCATCGCCGCGCGCGAAGCGCGGATCGAAGAGCGCATCGAACCCCGCATCGATTCCCGCATCGACAGCGAACCGGCCGCCGAGGTGGAGCGCGACGTCGGCCGCCTGGGCATGAGCACCCTCACCTTCCAGGACTACGTGCGCGAGCGCATGCTCAAGCGCCGCAAGGCCGAGCTGCAGCCCGAGGCCCCGACCGCCGAGCCGCCGCCGGTGCGCGCCACGCTGGGCGAGCGCCCGGCCCGCACCGTGCGCCATGAGCTGCCCAACATCGAGCCGCGCCCCGAACCGCCGCGCCGCCGCCGCCCGCCAGTGCTGCGCGACGAGATCCGCCAGGCGCAGGTGCCGCTGGAAGACGAGCTGGGCGCCGCCCGCGACACCCAGTTCGAGATGATGAGCGAGCTGCGCTCGATGAAGGGCCTGATCGAGGAGCGCTTCGGCGCCCTGGCCTTCATGGAACGCATGCAGCGCAACCCGCGCCAGGCCAACCTGACCCAGAAGCTGCTGGACTGCGGCTTCTCGCCTGCGCTGATCCGCAAGCTGGCCGACGGCCTGCCCGGCGATGCGCTGGACGAAACCATTTGGGCCGCCAGCGTGCTGGAGCGCAACCTGATGGCCGCCGAGCATGAACCCCCGGTGGAAGACGCCGGCGGCGTGTACGCGATGATCGGCTCCACCGGCGTGGGCAAGACCACCACCACCGCCAAGATTGCCGCCGCCTTCGCCACCAAGCACGGCGCCGGCCACCTGGGCCTGATCACGCTGGACGCCTACCGTGTGGGCGCGCACGAGCAGCTGCGCACCTACGGCCGCATCCTGGGCGTGCCGGTGCACACCGCGCACGACCGCGCTTCGCTCGAAGACCTGCTGGACCTGCTGTCCGGCAAGAAGATGGTGCTGATCGACACCGCCGGCATGGCCCAGCGCGACAGCCGCACCCGCGAGCTGCTGGACATGGTGGGCCACCGCGCCATCCAGAAGCTGCTGGTGGTCAACGCCAGCGCACAGGGCGAAACCATCGAGGACGTGATGCTGAGCTACCAGGCCAAGGCCTGCCGCGGCGTGGTGCTGTCCAAGATCGACGAGGCCGTGAAGCTGGGCCCGGCGCTGGACGCGCTGATCCGCCACAAGCTGCGCGTGGTGGGCGTGGCCAACGGCCAGCGTGTACCCGAAGACTGGCACCGGCTGTCGGCCCAGGCCCTGGTGCAGCGCGCCTTCAAGGCCGCGCCCGCCGCTTCCTGGCGCATGGACGCCAACGACGTGAACCTGATCTTCGCGGGCTCCAACGCCGCCCGCGGCAACTCCGCCCACGCCTGA
- a CDS encoding flagellar biosynthesis protein, giving the protein MRDFYASRSAPLDQADGLRRLFSPTRTRYIAVASNPHVAFATVLIERLTTAIAASGRKLLLADAAESAPEPHELTQLDLAAGIEELSPQIGYLAARGLPLRHVDTRGSCAGLLRQLADAAPQADVVLVHASASELSRLFSHRAVRPVLLAADHGPSVTHAYAAMKILAARTGLMAFDLMLAVGPQRGRREHVARQIAQCADSFLGAAVHDWVAVDPACNVAEAPDNALMRLVRRQLADDTAATEVAAPAWQGRGTAPSSLMAN; this is encoded by the coding sequence ATGCGTGACTTCTACGCCAGCCGCAGCGCCCCGCTGGACCAGGCAGACGGCTTGCGCCGCCTGTTCAGCCCGACGCGCACCCGCTACATCGCGGTGGCCAGCAACCCGCACGTGGCCTTTGCCACCGTGCTGATCGAGCGCCTGACGACGGCCATCGCCGCCAGCGGCCGCAAGCTGCTGCTGGCGGATGCGGCCGAGTCCGCCCCCGAGCCGCATGAACTCACGCAGCTGGACCTGGCCGCCGGCATCGAGGAGCTGTCCCCGCAGATCGGCTACCTGGCCGCCCGCGGCCTGCCGCTGCGCCATGTAGACACCCGCGGCTCCTGCGCCGGCCTGCTGCGCCAGCTGGCCGATGCCGCACCGCAGGCCGACGTGGTGCTGGTGCACGCCAGCGCCAGCGAACTGAGCCGGCTGTTCAGCCACCGCGCGGTGCGCCCGGTGCTGCTGGCCGCCGACCACGGCCCCAGCGTGACCCATGCCTATGCGGCGATGAAGATCCTGGCCGCCCGCACCGGCCTGATGGCCTTCGACCTGATGCTGGCCGTGGGCCCGCAACGCGGCCGCCGTGAACACGTGGCCCGCCAGATCGCGCAATGCGCCGACAGCTTCCTGGGCGCGGCGGTGCACGACTGGGTGGCGGTGGACCCCGCCTGCAACGTGGCCGAAGCCCCCGACAACGCGCTGATGCGGCTGGTGCGCCGGCAGCTGGCGGACGACACCGCTGCCACCGAAGTGGCGGCGCCGGCGTGGCAAGGCCGCGGCACGGCGCCCTCTTCGCTGATGGCCAACTGA